A single genomic interval of Gossypium raimondii isolate GPD5lz chromosome 11, ASM2569854v1, whole genome shotgun sequence harbors:
- the LOC105803921 gene encoding protein RALF-like 34 yields the protein MASSSVLSKLLLPLFLTHIAVSISKTEAQVEDTRLKLVRDAFEWPLSMSFQGDLHDNEEGDEEVDDEAENGYSGRSLLWWKRMRYYISYGALSANRIPCPPRSGRSYYTHNCFKAHGPVHPYTRGCSRITRCRR from the coding sequence ATGGCTTCTTCTTCGGTTCTCAGCAAGCTTCTTTTGCCCCTTTTCCTCACTCACATTGCCGTCTCGATCTCGAAAACCGAAGCTCAAGTTGAAGACACAAGGTTGAAGCTGGTGAGAGATGCTTTCGAATGGCCACTTTCAATGTCGTTTCAGGGTGACTTACACGACAATGAAGAAGGCGATGAGGAGGTAGATGATGAAGCTGAAAATGGGTATAGTGGTAGATCTTTGTTGTGGTGGAAGAGAATGAGGTATTACATTTCGTATGGGGCGCTTTCGGCTAACAGAATCCCATGTCCACCAAGGTCAGGCAGGTCTTATTATACTCACAACTGTTTCAAGGCTCATGGCCCTGTTCATCCTTATACCAGGGGATGTTCCAGGATCACTCGCTGCAGGAGATGA